The Pocillopora verrucosa isolate sample1 chromosome 14, ASM3666991v2, whole genome shotgun sequence genome has a segment encoding these proteins:
- the LOC131789663 gene encoding alpha-1B adrenergic receptor-like → MEKNANEYNLPNRSDATIALESTIAVLITIFAVVGNGLIIAAFRKNKVLQTIPNLLVVNLSIVDILASLTTHPLLASVMIQGAWRLGKEVCDYQAILNSFLFTTSHLSITLISLNRYFVIVHYKKYTKVFSKRLTLLYLMSIWMCSSLLSLSYLLTQAEMTFHGKEAVCVVLNKSAAPQSVITVVFGNITFLATVFFNSAIFKLVRSHRKQVSLSFHSSTFQDGSENLEGNRKAWKSSPPRKRSRQVMRNEDFYIARKILIVTSFYTLCWLPQGILKNTNLANVDFSRVIWMASTFCSHLSSVLNPILYGLLNRKLRKTILKMLRMNKHRVINIHTREAPSGRFKSTKKVFTVTQVLD, encoded by the coding sequence ATGGAGAAAAACGCGAACGAGTACAATTTACCTAATCGATCAGACGCCACAATCGCTTTGGAATCAacgattgctgttttgatcaCGATTTTTGCAGTAGTTGGGAACGGACTGATAATCGCAGCGTTTCGTAAAAACAAAGTCTTACAGACCATTCCAAACTTGCTGGTGGTGAATTTATCGATTGTTGATATTCTCGCCTCATTAACTACACACCCGTTGCTGGCCTCTGTTATGATTCAGGGAGCTTGGCGCCTAGGAAAAGAAGTTTGTGATTACCAAGCGATTTTAAACTCATTTTTATTCACCACTTCGCATCTTAGCATAACCCTAATAAGTCTAAATCGTTATTTTGTCATCGTTCATTACAAAAAATACACCAAGGTATTTTCAAAACGGTTGACGCTCTTATATCTGATGTCCATTTGGATGTGTTCGTCTCTTCTTTCCCTCTCGTATTTGCTGACTCAGGCGGAAATGACGTTTCACGGCAAGGAAGCagtttgtgttgttttgaaCAAGAGCGCAGCACCTCAGTCCGTCATAACAGTTGTATTTGGGAACATCACTTTCTTGGCAACGGTGTTCTTCAACTCTGCGATTTTCAAATTGGTGCGATCCCATCGGAAAcaagtttctctttcatttcacaGCAGCACTTTTCAAGATGGTAGTGAAAATCTCGAAGGAAACAGAAAGGCGTGGAAATCAAGTCCACCTCGTAAGCGAAGCCGGCAGGTTATGAGGAACGAAGATTTCTACATTGCGAGAAAAATCCTTATTGTGACAAGCTTCTACACCCTTTGTTGGTTACCTCAAGGCATactaaaaaacacaaatttAGCAAACGTGGATTTTTCGCGCGTAATTTGGATGGCATCCACATTCTGTAGTCATCTTAGCTCTGTTTTGAATCCCATACTGTACGGATTGCTAAacagaaaattaaggaaaaccATATTGAAAATGCTTCGCATGAACAAACACCGGGTGATTAATATTCACACCAGAGAGGCGCCGTCTGGAAGATTTAAATCGACCAAGAAGGTTTTTACTGTCACTCAAGTACTGGATTGA